CAGTCACAGCATCGATGTCCACATCGACTTTCCCCTTTGAAGTTTTCACTTCAACTTCATAGATGTATCGATTGTCATCCTCATCCAATTCGATTTTGACAACTTTTCCCCCGCCTGCAGCCTTGGTTGCAATAGCAGATGCCTGTTCAGATGTAATCTTAACATCTGCAGTTTTGGCGCTGTTCTGATCATCCTGGTCGTCATCATCATCGTTATCGATATCCCTATCCAATACAGCCAGCACTTTTCCGCTCACCGCATCGATATGCACATCCACATCGCCTTTGGATCGTTCGATTTCCACTTCGTAGTATGCCTTACCGTTTTTACGTTCCAAATCCACATCGTCGACACGGCCATTCGCTACCTTTAACGCAGCTTTCTTAGCCTGTGCTACAGAAATATATTTGGCGCTGTTTCGATCGTCCCGGTCGTCATCATTATCGTCATTAATATCTTTATCCAATACAGCCAGCACTTTTCCACTCACCGCATCGATATGCACATCCACATCGCCTTTGGATCGTTCGATTTCCACTTCGTAGTATGCTTTACCGTTTATACGTTCCAAATCCACATCGTCGACACGGCCATTCGCTACCTTTAACGCAGCTTTCTTAGCCTGTGCTACAGAAATATAGGAACTCTTCCCAGTTTCAGCCTTACTGTTTGCACTTTCTCCGTTTGCAGTGCCGCTTGCAGCAACCACGGTACCTCCAAGCAGCAGCGCTGCGGACAACGTACCAATCCACATTTTTCGATTCAACATCATCTTGTTCCTCCTTCAGATTCTAGTTCTTATGTTGTCTACACCTATAGATTACCTTGTACGAATGAGAGACCGGAAAGAGAAACATTAGAATTTGATGAGAAAGCGGTATGAACACTCACAGAAAGTCCAAAACTACAGTCAGCTTACTATTCATCATCATCATCCGGTTCATCGT
Above is a window of Paenibacillus uliginis N3/975 DNA encoding:
- a CDS encoding PepSY domain-containing protein, translated to MMLNRKMWIGTLSAALLLGGTVVAASGTANGESANSKAETGKSSYISVAQAKKAALKVANGRVDDVDLERINGKAYYEVEIERSKGDVDVHIDAVSGKVLAVLDKDINDDNDDDRDDRNSAKYISVAQAKKAALKVANGRVDDVDLERKNGKAYYEVEIERSKGDVDVHIDAVSGKVLAVLDRDIDNDDDDDQDDQNSAKTADVKITSEQASAIATKAAGGGKVVKIELDEDDNRYIYEVEVKTSKGKVDVDIDAVTGKVLSVDHDDDHDDRD